Proteins encoded in a region of the Vicia villosa cultivar HV-30 ecotype Madison, WI linkage group LG5, Vvil1.0, whole genome shotgun sequence genome:
- the LOC131603854 gene encoding putative E3 ubiquitin-protein ligase LIN-1 isoform X2, with the protein MNSVTVTTRAQILRYVTAFITGVIHQSELRRHLLETLHRETPVNQVNLKQLNLAADALESAISSSSSSIRSSSLSLAEKLLLPLHDFPLSSFILSLILILRNRSDESAISLLRIFHLNPSLARSEIAPSLYERLFYIHLFPVYRWFDEQRTLILPSTSETTSRDTGDYSDEFVAMPYAKLLSNVSGEQASKLRELEREYEEVLDENCRVLALYFKEVLMNKDEHTTVTPPLLILKSAAEDSNGGGREQRMEDMQMPVLKNGRYNPMWSERDTSIEFVSSNSSSRSSQAPLYPQRVSPRVLDVNPPKSSKNWIAPVYLNSGPETQFSLDENSLCSSSDSEAENEEKDKNTALLEPQQSQTQEQMLAILKESMGFPDNKMADYENTLLNGSGKQTPPKDFVCPITSNIFDDPVTLETGQTYERKAIEEWFNRENITCPITRQKLQNTKLPKTNYVLKRLVASWKECNPSSVLPTCESPFKDNEEEIKTTMPSASPNSVIAQATADGMISELRCAINNLYMSEILQESEMAVLQIEKLWRGGNMGVDIHSMLSKPPIINGFMEILFNSVEPQVLQAAVFLLAEMGSRDNVVIQTLTRVDTDVECIMALFKKGLTEAVVLLYVLNPPTVTLTEMAIVESLIEVFIKKEEDLVKMCLNPRTAAVLLLAQVIGGSDEIIASSIVKTMFSEKAIEAVVGSLGAEWAEERIAAVEILLRCMQEDGTCRNTIADKAELSPILESFISATDAERFKIVEFFSELIKLNRRTFNERILHIIKEEGPFSTMHTLLIYLQTALQDQRPVMASLLLQLDLLVEPRMMSIYREEAIDTLISCLGNSDFPTTQLAAADTIMSLQGRFNSFGKPLIREVLLKRAGIDKSPRSAVQEDHINNFSEVETIPEEEKAADDWERKIASVLVSHEFGILFEALADGMKSRIPELRSACFISATWLVNMLTILPDTGIQGAARVCLLKQFVNKLNSAKDIEHRILSMLALNSFLHFSDGVRDLTASYAKDILKGLRELKRFSLLASEMLNVLVDENQSKTDIWRHKELIQIDCRDNGEVLSVIWFKDKIISGHTDGRIKVWTLKDNLLLLLQEIQEHTKAVTSLTISESGDRLYSGSLDRSAKIWSIGKEAIHCEQVQDMKDQIHNLVVTNSTTCFIPQGAGVKVHSLNGESKLLNSSKYVKCLAYALGRLYCGCHDSSVQEIHLATGTISNIQSGFKRLLGKSNPIHALKIHGELIYAAGSSLDGTAIKIWNNSNYSMVGSLQTGSEVRAMAVSSELIYLGCKGGVVEIWDKKKHIRVDTLQLGTNCKVNCMTLDSNEEILVIGTSDGQIQAWEMT; encoded by the exons ATGAACTCCGTAACCGTCACAACAAGAGCTCAGATCCTCCGCTACGTAACGGCATTCATCACCGGCGTGATTCATCAATCAGAACTCCGGCGTCACCTCCTTGAAACTCTCCACCGCGAAACTCCTGTAAATCAAGTAAACCTAAAACAACTAAACCTCGCTGCAGACGCTCTTGAAAGCGCTATTTCATCCTCCAGTTCGTCTATTCGTTCCTCTTCTCTCTCCCTCGCCGAGAAGCTTCTCCTTCCTCTCCATGATTTTCCCCTCTCTTCTTTCATCCTCTCCCTCATTCTTATCCTCCGTAACCGTTCTGATGAATCCGCCATCAGTCTCCTCCGAATCTTCCATTTGAATCCTTCCCTCGCTCGATCTGAAATAGCACCATCTCTCTACGAGCGCCTATTTTATATCCATCTCTTTCCTGTTTACCGATGGTTCGATGAACAGAGAACGCTGATTTTGCCATCCACTAGTGAAACCACGAGCCGCGATACTGGAGACTACTCAGACGAGTTTGTGGCTATGCCTTACGCGAAGTTGTTGTCGAATGTGAGCGGTGAACAAGCCTCGAAGCTGAGGGAGTTGGAAAGAGAGTACGAAGAGGTTCTAGATGAGAACTGTAGGGTTCTTGCTTTGTACTTTAAAGAGGTTTTGATGAATAAAGATGAACATACTACGGTTACTCCACCCTTGCTGATACTGAAGAGCGCTGCAGAAGATAGCAATGGTGGTGGCCGAGAGCAGAGAATGGAAGATATGCAAATGCCTGTGTTAAAGAACGGACGGTATAAT CCAATGTGGTCCGAAAGGGATACGTCTATTGAATTTGTGAGCAGCAATTCCAGCAGTAGATCCTCCCAGGCACCATTATATCCTCAAAGAGTCTCTCCTAGAGTCCTTGATGTCAATCCCccaaaatcttcaaaaaattGGATAGCACCAGTCTATTTAAACTCAGGCCCTGAAACTCAATTTTCTTTAGATGAGAATTCGCTTtgttcttcttcagattctgaagcTGAAAATGAG GAAAAAGACAAAAATACAGCATTGTTGGAGCCTCAACAAAGCCAAACCCAGGAACAAATGCTAGCTATCTTGAAAGAATCCATGgg CTTCCCGGATAATAAAATGGCAGATTACGAAAACACGTTGCTGAATGGAAGTGGGAAACAAACGCCTCCTAAAGACTTTGTCTGTCCAATAACTAGTAATATATTTGATGATCCTGTGACTCTTGAGACTGGTCAGACATATGAACGAAAAGCTATCGAGGAATGGTTCAATAGAGAGAACATAACTTGTCCTATAACTCGCCAGAAGCTGCAAAATACCAAGCTACCTAAAACAAATTATGTGCTCAAAAGATTAGTTGCCAGCTGGAAAGAATGCAACCCCAGTTCAGTCCTGCCAACATGTGAGAGTCCATTCAAAGATAACGAAGAAGAAATAAAGACAACAATGCCTTCAGCTTCTCCTAATAGTGTCATAGCACAAGCCACCGCTGATGGGATGATTAGTGAGTTACGCTGTGCAATCAATAACCTGTACATGTCAGAGATTCTCCAGGAATCTGAAATGGCGGTTCTTCAAATTGAGAAGCTTTGGAGAGGAGGGAATATGGGAGTGGATATCCATAGCATGCTATCAAAACCTCCAATAATTAACGGGTTTATGGAGATACTTTTCAATTCTGTTGAACCCCAGGTCCTACAAGCAGCAGTTTTTCTTCTGGCCGAGATGGGGTCTAGAGACAATGTTGTTATTCAGACTCTCACACGTGTGGATACCGATGTTGAATGTATAATGGCTCTTTTCAAGAAAGGGTTGACTGAGGCTGTTGTGCTATTGTATGTCCTAAACCCTCCCACTGTGACTCTTACCGAGATGGCCATAGTGGAGTCCCTCATAGAAGTTTTCATTAAGAAAGAGGAAGACTTGGTTAAGATGTGTTTAAATCCAAGAACAGCAGCGGTTCTTCTACTGGCACAGGTTATTGGAGGCAGCGATGAGATAATTGCGTCTTCGATTGTCAAAACTATGTTCTCTGAGAAAGCAATTGAAGCTGTTGTTGGAAGTTTGGGAGCTGAATGGGCAGAGGAGAGGATTGCTGCAGTGGAGATCTTATTGAGATGCATGCAAGAGGATGGAACTTGCAGGAACACCATTGCAGATAAAGCAGAGCTGTCTCCTATTCTTGAAAGCTTCATCAGTGCAACAGATGCAGAACGTTTCAAGATTGTTGAATTTTTTTCTGAGTTGATCAAACTAAATAG GAGAACATTCAATGAACGAATCCTCCACATTATTAAGGAAGAAGGACCTTTTAGTACAATGCACACTCTTCTTATTTATTTGCAGACAGCCCTTCAAGATCAAAGGCCAGTCATGGCTAGTCTTTTACTCCAACTTGATCTTCTG GTTGAACCAAGAATGATGAGCATTTACCGTGAAGAGGCGATAGATACTCTTATTTCATGCCTGGGGAACTCAGATTTCCCTACTACCCAGTTAGCAGCTGCTGATACAATTATGTCACTGCAGGGGAGGTTCAACTCCTTTGGAAAGCCCCTTATCAGAGAAGTCCTTCTCAAACGTGCAGGTATTGACAAAAGTCCCAGAAGTGCTGTACAGGAGGACCATATCAACAACTTCTCAGAAGTCGAAACAATTCCA GAAGAAGAGAAGGCAGCAGATGATTGGGAAAGAAAAATTGCATCTGTTCTAGTTAGCCACGAGTTTGGTATACTCTTTGAAGCTTTGGCAGATGGCATGAAGAGCAGAATTCCAGAACTGCGTTCAGCATGCTTTATTTCCGCTACGTGGCTCGTAAACATGCTGACCATTCTACCAGATACAGGGATACAAGGAGCAGCCCGTGTCTGTCTGCTAAAGCAGTTCGTAAATAAATTAAATTCTGCCAAGGACATAGAACACCGAATCCTCTCTATGCTTGCTCTCAACAGCTTTCTTCATTTTTCTG ATGGCGTACGTGATCTAACTGCTTCCTACGCTAAGGATATCTTAAAAGGTTTGAGAGAGCTAAAGAGATTTTCTCTCTTGGCATCTGAAATGCTGAACGTTTTGGTTGATGAAAACCAGTCTAAAACA GACATTTGGAGACATAAAGAGCTAATTCAAATAGACTGCAGAGATAATGGAGAAGTGTTGTCTGTCATTTGGTTCAAGGATAAAATTATATCAGGCCATACAGATGGAAGAATCAAG GTCTGGACATTAAAAGATAACTTATTACTTCTGTTGCAAGAGATCCAAGAACATACTAAGGCCGTGACAAGCTTGACGATTTCAGAATCTGGTGACCGACTTTACAGTGGTTCACTTGACCGAAGTGCAAAG ATCTGGTCTATTGGAAAGGAAGCAATACATTGTGAGCAGGTGCAAGATATGAAGGACCAGATTCATAATTTAGTTGTAACTAATAGCACAACTTGTTTCATTCCACAGGGGGCAGGAGTCAAG GTTCACTCATTGAATGGAGAATCCAAATTGTTAAATTCTAGTAAATATGTGAAGTGTTTGGCTTATGCTCTTGGAAGATTATATTGTGGATGCCATGACAGTAGTGTTCAG GAGATACATTTGGCCACTGGAACTATTAGTAATATTCAAAGTGGTTTTAAAAGATTACTAGGGAAATCCAATCCTATTCATGCTCTGAAAATTCATGGTGAACTTATATATGCAGCTGGCTCTTCCTTGGACGGAACTGCTATAAAG ATATGGAACAATTCCAATTACAGCATGGTTGGATCACTGCAAACTGGATCAGAAGTGAGGGCTATGGCAGTGAGTTCAGAATTAATTTATTTGGGGTGCAAGGGAGGTGTTGTAGAAATTTGGGATAAGAAGAAACACATTAGAGTTGACACGTTACAGTTGGGTACAAATTGTAAGGTTAATTGCATGACTCTAGACAGCAATGAAGAAATTTTGGTGATTGGAACTTCAGATGGCCAAATTCAG GCTTGGGAAATGACTTAA
- the LOC131603854 gene encoding putative E3 ubiquitin-protein ligase LIN-1 isoform X1 — MNSVTVTTRAQILRYVTAFITGVIHQSELRRHLLETLHRETPVNQVNLKQLNLAADALESAISSSSSSIRSSSLSLAEKLLLPLHDFPLSSFILSLILILRNRSDESAISLLRIFHLNPSLARSEIAPSLYERLFYIHLFPVYRWFDEQRTLILPSTSETTSRDTGDYSDEFVAMPYAKLLSNVSGEQASKLRELEREYEEVLDENCRVLALYFKEVLMNKDEHTTVTPPLLILKSAAEDSNGGGREQRMEDMQMPVLKNGRYNVNPMWSERDTSIEFVSSNSSSRSSQAPLYPQRVSPRVLDVNPPKSSKNWIAPVYLNSGPETQFSLDENSLCSSSDSEAENEEKDKNTALLEPQQSQTQEQMLAILKESMGFPDNKMADYENTLLNGSGKQTPPKDFVCPITSNIFDDPVTLETGQTYERKAIEEWFNRENITCPITRQKLQNTKLPKTNYVLKRLVASWKECNPSSVLPTCESPFKDNEEEIKTTMPSASPNSVIAQATADGMISELRCAINNLYMSEILQESEMAVLQIEKLWRGGNMGVDIHSMLSKPPIINGFMEILFNSVEPQVLQAAVFLLAEMGSRDNVVIQTLTRVDTDVECIMALFKKGLTEAVVLLYVLNPPTVTLTEMAIVESLIEVFIKKEEDLVKMCLNPRTAAVLLLAQVIGGSDEIIASSIVKTMFSEKAIEAVVGSLGAEWAEERIAAVEILLRCMQEDGTCRNTIADKAELSPILESFISATDAERFKIVEFFSELIKLNRRTFNERILHIIKEEGPFSTMHTLLIYLQTALQDQRPVMASLLLQLDLLVEPRMMSIYREEAIDTLISCLGNSDFPTTQLAAADTIMSLQGRFNSFGKPLIREVLLKRAGIDKSPRSAVQEDHINNFSEVETIPEEEKAADDWERKIASVLVSHEFGILFEALADGMKSRIPELRSACFISATWLVNMLTILPDTGIQGAARVCLLKQFVNKLNSAKDIEHRILSMLALNSFLHFSDGVRDLTASYAKDILKGLRELKRFSLLASEMLNVLVDENQSKTDIWRHKELIQIDCRDNGEVLSVIWFKDKIISGHTDGRIKVWTLKDNLLLLLQEIQEHTKAVTSLTISESGDRLYSGSLDRSAKIWSIGKEAIHCEQVQDMKDQIHNLVVTNSTTCFIPQGAGVKVHSLNGESKLLNSSKYVKCLAYALGRLYCGCHDSSVQEIHLATGTISNIQSGFKRLLGKSNPIHALKIHGELIYAAGSSLDGTAIKIWNNSNYSMVGSLQTGSEVRAMAVSSELIYLGCKGGVVEIWDKKKHIRVDTLQLGTNCKVNCMTLDSNEEILVIGTSDGQIQAWEMT; from the exons ATGAACTCCGTAACCGTCACAACAAGAGCTCAGATCCTCCGCTACGTAACGGCATTCATCACCGGCGTGATTCATCAATCAGAACTCCGGCGTCACCTCCTTGAAACTCTCCACCGCGAAACTCCTGTAAATCAAGTAAACCTAAAACAACTAAACCTCGCTGCAGACGCTCTTGAAAGCGCTATTTCATCCTCCAGTTCGTCTATTCGTTCCTCTTCTCTCTCCCTCGCCGAGAAGCTTCTCCTTCCTCTCCATGATTTTCCCCTCTCTTCTTTCATCCTCTCCCTCATTCTTATCCTCCGTAACCGTTCTGATGAATCCGCCATCAGTCTCCTCCGAATCTTCCATTTGAATCCTTCCCTCGCTCGATCTGAAATAGCACCATCTCTCTACGAGCGCCTATTTTATATCCATCTCTTTCCTGTTTACCGATGGTTCGATGAACAGAGAACGCTGATTTTGCCATCCACTAGTGAAACCACGAGCCGCGATACTGGAGACTACTCAGACGAGTTTGTGGCTATGCCTTACGCGAAGTTGTTGTCGAATGTGAGCGGTGAACAAGCCTCGAAGCTGAGGGAGTTGGAAAGAGAGTACGAAGAGGTTCTAGATGAGAACTGTAGGGTTCTTGCTTTGTACTTTAAAGAGGTTTTGATGAATAAAGATGAACATACTACGGTTACTCCACCCTTGCTGATACTGAAGAGCGCTGCAGAAGATAGCAATGGTGGTGGCCGAGAGCAGAGAATGGAAGATATGCAAATGCCTGTGTTAAAGAACGGACGGTATAATGTAAAT CCAATGTGGTCCGAAAGGGATACGTCTATTGAATTTGTGAGCAGCAATTCCAGCAGTAGATCCTCCCAGGCACCATTATATCCTCAAAGAGTCTCTCCTAGAGTCCTTGATGTCAATCCCccaaaatcttcaaaaaattGGATAGCACCAGTCTATTTAAACTCAGGCCCTGAAACTCAATTTTCTTTAGATGAGAATTCGCTTtgttcttcttcagattctgaagcTGAAAATGAG GAAAAAGACAAAAATACAGCATTGTTGGAGCCTCAACAAAGCCAAACCCAGGAACAAATGCTAGCTATCTTGAAAGAATCCATGgg CTTCCCGGATAATAAAATGGCAGATTACGAAAACACGTTGCTGAATGGAAGTGGGAAACAAACGCCTCCTAAAGACTTTGTCTGTCCAATAACTAGTAATATATTTGATGATCCTGTGACTCTTGAGACTGGTCAGACATATGAACGAAAAGCTATCGAGGAATGGTTCAATAGAGAGAACATAACTTGTCCTATAACTCGCCAGAAGCTGCAAAATACCAAGCTACCTAAAACAAATTATGTGCTCAAAAGATTAGTTGCCAGCTGGAAAGAATGCAACCCCAGTTCAGTCCTGCCAACATGTGAGAGTCCATTCAAAGATAACGAAGAAGAAATAAAGACAACAATGCCTTCAGCTTCTCCTAATAGTGTCATAGCACAAGCCACCGCTGATGGGATGATTAGTGAGTTACGCTGTGCAATCAATAACCTGTACATGTCAGAGATTCTCCAGGAATCTGAAATGGCGGTTCTTCAAATTGAGAAGCTTTGGAGAGGAGGGAATATGGGAGTGGATATCCATAGCATGCTATCAAAACCTCCAATAATTAACGGGTTTATGGAGATACTTTTCAATTCTGTTGAACCCCAGGTCCTACAAGCAGCAGTTTTTCTTCTGGCCGAGATGGGGTCTAGAGACAATGTTGTTATTCAGACTCTCACACGTGTGGATACCGATGTTGAATGTATAATGGCTCTTTTCAAGAAAGGGTTGACTGAGGCTGTTGTGCTATTGTATGTCCTAAACCCTCCCACTGTGACTCTTACCGAGATGGCCATAGTGGAGTCCCTCATAGAAGTTTTCATTAAGAAAGAGGAAGACTTGGTTAAGATGTGTTTAAATCCAAGAACAGCAGCGGTTCTTCTACTGGCACAGGTTATTGGAGGCAGCGATGAGATAATTGCGTCTTCGATTGTCAAAACTATGTTCTCTGAGAAAGCAATTGAAGCTGTTGTTGGAAGTTTGGGAGCTGAATGGGCAGAGGAGAGGATTGCTGCAGTGGAGATCTTATTGAGATGCATGCAAGAGGATGGAACTTGCAGGAACACCATTGCAGATAAAGCAGAGCTGTCTCCTATTCTTGAAAGCTTCATCAGTGCAACAGATGCAGAACGTTTCAAGATTGTTGAATTTTTTTCTGAGTTGATCAAACTAAATAG GAGAACATTCAATGAACGAATCCTCCACATTATTAAGGAAGAAGGACCTTTTAGTACAATGCACACTCTTCTTATTTATTTGCAGACAGCCCTTCAAGATCAAAGGCCAGTCATGGCTAGTCTTTTACTCCAACTTGATCTTCTG GTTGAACCAAGAATGATGAGCATTTACCGTGAAGAGGCGATAGATACTCTTATTTCATGCCTGGGGAACTCAGATTTCCCTACTACCCAGTTAGCAGCTGCTGATACAATTATGTCACTGCAGGGGAGGTTCAACTCCTTTGGAAAGCCCCTTATCAGAGAAGTCCTTCTCAAACGTGCAGGTATTGACAAAAGTCCCAGAAGTGCTGTACAGGAGGACCATATCAACAACTTCTCAGAAGTCGAAACAATTCCA GAAGAAGAGAAGGCAGCAGATGATTGGGAAAGAAAAATTGCATCTGTTCTAGTTAGCCACGAGTTTGGTATACTCTTTGAAGCTTTGGCAGATGGCATGAAGAGCAGAATTCCAGAACTGCGTTCAGCATGCTTTATTTCCGCTACGTGGCTCGTAAACATGCTGACCATTCTACCAGATACAGGGATACAAGGAGCAGCCCGTGTCTGTCTGCTAAAGCAGTTCGTAAATAAATTAAATTCTGCCAAGGACATAGAACACCGAATCCTCTCTATGCTTGCTCTCAACAGCTTTCTTCATTTTTCTG ATGGCGTACGTGATCTAACTGCTTCCTACGCTAAGGATATCTTAAAAGGTTTGAGAGAGCTAAAGAGATTTTCTCTCTTGGCATCTGAAATGCTGAACGTTTTGGTTGATGAAAACCAGTCTAAAACA GACATTTGGAGACATAAAGAGCTAATTCAAATAGACTGCAGAGATAATGGAGAAGTGTTGTCTGTCATTTGGTTCAAGGATAAAATTATATCAGGCCATACAGATGGAAGAATCAAG GTCTGGACATTAAAAGATAACTTATTACTTCTGTTGCAAGAGATCCAAGAACATACTAAGGCCGTGACAAGCTTGACGATTTCAGAATCTGGTGACCGACTTTACAGTGGTTCACTTGACCGAAGTGCAAAG ATCTGGTCTATTGGAAAGGAAGCAATACATTGTGAGCAGGTGCAAGATATGAAGGACCAGATTCATAATTTAGTTGTAACTAATAGCACAACTTGTTTCATTCCACAGGGGGCAGGAGTCAAG GTTCACTCATTGAATGGAGAATCCAAATTGTTAAATTCTAGTAAATATGTGAAGTGTTTGGCTTATGCTCTTGGAAGATTATATTGTGGATGCCATGACAGTAGTGTTCAG GAGATACATTTGGCCACTGGAACTATTAGTAATATTCAAAGTGGTTTTAAAAGATTACTAGGGAAATCCAATCCTATTCATGCTCTGAAAATTCATGGTGAACTTATATATGCAGCTGGCTCTTCCTTGGACGGAACTGCTATAAAG ATATGGAACAATTCCAATTACAGCATGGTTGGATCACTGCAAACTGGATCAGAAGTGAGGGCTATGGCAGTGAGTTCAGAATTAATTTATTTGGGGTGCAAGGGAGGTGTTGTAGAAATTTGGGATAAGAAGAAACACATTAGAGTTGACACGTTACAGTTGGGTACAAATTGTAAGGTTAATTGCATGACTCTAGACAGCAATGAAGAAATTTTGGTGATTGGAACTTCAGATGGCCAAATTCAG GCTTGGGAAATGACTTAA